TACTTTTGAAACACCATTTTCAGGTCCGGCTGGGTCTGTTGTAGAGCTAAGAATATCGTTATAACGTCCAAACCAATCAGAACACCATTCATATACATTTCCACTCATATCAAATAAACCCAAACTGTTGGCTATCTTTGTTGCGACCGGATGATTTGTATGTCCTGAATTATCATAATACCACGCTACAGTGGATGCAGTGCTACTTCCGCTGTAAGTATAAGTATTTTTATTTATTCCCCCTTTTGCTGCATATTCCCACTCGGCTTCGGTAGGAAGTCGTCCTCCAGCCCATTTGCAGTAAGCATCTGCTCCATACCAAGTTACTTTTATTACGGGATAATTTTCATAACCCGCAGCCGCTTGATAAACGTCATTATTTTTGATTATTCCCCAAGAGTCTTCTTTGAATAACGGTTTTCCGGCATAATTACCATTCAAAACGACAGAACTGTTGTAAGCATTCAGAAAATCTGCGAATTGAGCATTCGTAATTACATTTTTACTCATATAAAAATTACTAATGGAAACATTTCTTATTGGAGTTTCTCTTGTATAGGAACTGTTTCCCATTGTAAAAGTACCTCCAACTATTTGAATCATATCAGCATCGGGAATTTGTGCTTTTATTTCAACAAATCCAATTAAAAGTAGCGCCGTGAGAATAATATATTTTTTCATTTCTGTACTAATTTGAATGTTTTTTATTTCGGATATCCATAAACTTCAACCGAAGTAATTCCCACGTTATCTTTTCCGTAAGATGAGTTTACTTTAATTCTTATATAATTGGCTTCAGTTTCGGTGAAATTTACCGTTTGAGGTTCAATTGTATCTTGTAAATTAGCTGAAGTAACAGTTGTAAAACCGGAGCCGTCGGCTGATGTTTGAATTGTAATATCTTTTGGTCCTATTCCGGTTACAGATTTTATAATTAATTTGTTGCAACCGTAATTTCCCATTAATTTAACAGTAATACTTTCGGGAACTGTTGATGTGGGAGATATAATTGACTGGTAATAAGTTGAATCTTCACCGTCAATCATAGCGAATGGAAAATGTTCCGGCAATTGATCATCGGCGACAATATGTTTTCCTTTTGAAATATTGTGATATCCGGCGGGGAAAGTTGCATTTTGTGAAATAATTGTGTTATTAGTTACTTCAAAATACAAACATTCATTGGCTTTTATTGTAACATCCATTGGCGCGTAACTTCCATTATTCCATATATTTATTGTTGATGAGACATCAGATGTATTTTCGTTTTTCACATACATAGTGTATGGCGAATCTCCCTGAACAGCTTTTAAAGGCAATGTTGCTCCCAGAACAAAACAGTATAATTCTTGAGGCGATGAAGTATTTGTCATACAATTGAATGTGGCTGTTCCAATATTATTTGTAATAGTTGTAACTCTATCGAAAACGGGAGCGCCTTCCGCAAAACTTAATGTTACATCTGAACTTGCCGAAGAACGGAAATTAGATATTAACAAATATCGTTTCCCATTTGGATCTTCGGCTGCAACCGCTTTCCATCCGTCTGCAACGGTAGGGTATTGTGCTTTTGCAGCGAGAGTTTGAGTGGCCTCACTGTTTATTCCCGGGTAAGCAATCATTGAACGAGAGCTGAAAACATTCCCGGAAGTGAATGATTTTGAAGTTGTAGAATATGAACCGTATAATTTAGAAACATATACCGATGTAATCAATTCTTTTTCTCCAAACGCAATTCCGCTTCCTCCATTATAAACCAGTCCATATTGATTGTCAACATTTACCCAGTTCCCTGTTAAATTAGTTAAAGTAGTTCCGTCAGAAGTAACAAAACCCCCATCGTAATAAAGTGTCCGTTTCAATTTAGTCAAAATATCGGTGGTAATTCCCATAAGTAAACCGCCTTCTTTTGTAACGCTTCCCGATGTGTTTCCTACGTGTTCGTCTATATAAATCACAGCATTTCCCGGAGTAGAGTAGTAAGAAATATATTGTGTAGCGCTGCTATCGTCTATGTTTAATTTTCCGGTGGTAGAAAAACTTTTTGGGGACATTGTGTAAGTACTTGCTACAAACGATGCGTTGCGAGATTTTCCCGAAATATCGGTGTAACCTGTAAAATTACCTGTGTTAGAAACCTTTAAAGGGAAAATAATGTTGCTGGAATTTGCATTGTTAGGCGATGTCATTCCCATATACGATTTATAGCTTGAACCGTCCGCAGATTGGAACCACGAAAAAGTTACGTATCTGTCATCGTTATTACTGCGAATAATTCCACTGTAAGGAAGATATTTTGTCAATTCATGCTGTTTACTGTAATCGCTCCATTTAGTTGCTGTCATATCAGAGGTAGAAAAGTAGTCGTGATAGAGATGTGCAAATACTAATCTGCGTCCCGTAACAGCCATACGACGTTCGGCTACATCAGGATTTAATAAAAATGCGCCATCGGAAGTGGTAGATTGACGGTATTTTGCATATTGAAGTACTAAACTTTCCATCATCAAAGCATCCGGATCTCGATAAATACAAGATAATGCGGAATATGTTCCCAATTCATCATAAATATACATTGACCAATCGTTGCCATTTGGCATCGCTAAAATTCCATCTGCCATAATAAATTCCTTCAACATTGAGTCCCAAACATTTTTTACGTTGTGCTGTAATGTTTGAGGAATATTAAATGCCGGATTTGTCTGATTTTGAACAGCTTTGTAAGCCAATAAAGACTCTGACATCTCCTGAATAGGAATATTTAAATAAGAAGTATGGAAGAAATTGTGATTTTCCAATGCGTAATCGGGAAATAAATTTGCACCAATATGCCAATCACGGACGTATTTTCCATCTTCAATATTGTAGTTGTATAAATCGGAAGCTACACTATATGTATTGGCAGCGTATTGTTTACAACGATATGTCCATGCTTCAGCATTTTTTTCTTCGGGAAACATAGCCGATGCAATTGCTAAAATATTGGTATCCCAACCATTTTCTTCCGCTTTTGTATCGGAGTTTACTTGTGTGGGAATAGTTGTGGAAAGTTTATAATTAGCTTCCGCTGTTACCATTGCCTTTACTGCAGCTTTGTCGGCATCAGTTAAATCGTTCCACATCATCCAAGCGGCATAAGCTGTTGAAGTACACCACATAGACGATTCCCAAACCAGCCCCCAATATTTATTATCGGTGCAATATTGGGCTTTGTTTGCCGTATGTGTGTTGTATGAATATCTGATGGCATTCAGTGCATGTTGTTTGATGGTTTCAAAAGTTAAACCATTCGGCAAATTTTGATCTTGGCATTTTTTATAAATAAATGCGTATATCAATGCGTAATCAGCATTAGTTCGAGCTCCATGTTCTACACTTTGTCCGTTTCCAAAATACCCCCCGGCTTTGAATTGTCCTTCGGCGTATGGAAGATGTTTTGTAAGCATTTCTCGAATGGTTGATTTTATTGTTGATTCCGGAATCTGATCGTTTGATATAATTACGTCCATTCCGGTTATTTCCCCTATTTCATACAATTCCCAATTATCGATAAATCCTGTTGTACCTGTTTTTTGATAATTATTGAAAAAAGTAAGTGCATCGGTTACAACTGCTCCGGTTTTGAATGTGAAATCTACCGCCTGCCATTCTTCTTGTGTGTCAATTACTTGGTTGATGTCTTGACTTGAACCATCGTAGTTTGCGATACCGAGTTGGAATGTTCCTCCAACGGTTTTCACCATTGCTCGCATTCTATATTTGGTGTATGGTTTCAGAGTTAAATTTTGATCAATTGAACCTGAAGTGGTTATTTCCCCTGAGTATTTTCCGCAGAAGGGAGTTATTGAATCCAATGATGTTGTTCCCCATCCGGAATAATTATTTAAACTGTTAAAAAACGGATCTTTTATCAGATTTGTTTTATCGGAATATAAAGGAGTAAAACAAGCTGCGTCACCCGTCATTGCTGTTACGGCAATACTTTTTGTAAGATCACCGCTACTGATAATAATTGATTTGTTTGAAATACTTGTTGTTTGATCAAAAGTAGCAGTAATCGTTATTCCGCACTGTGCTTCAGTGGCAGAAACAGATTCAGGACTGACAGTAATGCCCGTAGGAGCTGTTATTTCAACAGCATCCGTCAATTCGTTTCCACTTATTACAAATGTACGGGTTTTATTAATGTCGTCAAATGCCAGAGCGGTTTCTGAAATGCTGAGCGATTTAACGGTTTCTTTTTCTAAAGATAAATCGGCGATAGCACATAGTGCAGCAGTGTTTGCTCCAATAGTAAAATAATACACTCCTGTGGTAGGAGCATTGAATGTGATGGTACCTTCTGTAAATAATTGTTTGGTTGAAGAACATACAAAATCTTTTGTAATAATTGGAGATGTTCCGTTTATATCAGAAGAAATAGTGGTAGATAATGTAGGAACAGTAGCATTATTTGCCCAAGAATATTTGAACTTCAAATTGTATGTTTGACATGCTTCAACTGCAAGAGGATAACTGAAAATGGAAGAAGTTGTTGTTGCGCCTGCGCCATCCCAACGAACATATAAATCTCTTCCAGTCCAGCTGCTTCCGTTAAAAGTCCAACCTGAAGTAACGTCGTTA
The genomic region above belongs to uncultured Paludibacter sp. and contains:
- a CDS encoding exported hypothetical protein (Evidence 5 : Unknown function), encoding MKKYIILTALLLIGFVEIKAQIPDADMIQIVGGTFTMGNSSYTRETPIRNVSISNFYMSKNVITNAQFADFLNAYNSSVVLNGNYAGKPLFKEDSWGIIKNNDVYQAAAGYENYPVIKVTWYGADAYCKWAGGRLPTEAEWEYAAKGGINKNTYTYSGSSTASTVAWYYDNSGHTNHPVATKIANSLGLFDMSGNVYEWCSDWFGRYNDILSSTTDPAGPENGVSKVIRGGYRSLGSTDLHLTHRESISPEECYNFVGFRLVKTSLTPVEQIKNDAIKIYPNPAKNYINIQTKEDIKSIEIVNSAGSVVSISNGNVHVLSVNNLTNGTYIIKVKNNSNKYYITKLVIEK
- a CDS encoding exported hypothetical protein (Evidence 5 : Unknown function) codes for the protein MKKILLLVVFTTLFSQTIWSQSGYALSLPGGTGAASTSSLAIPALSSFINQYPFTVELWVKPTAWVSYGGFFVDRSGNINSVQFDNVSTGYLRSDFNANARFISSLTTAFPSIGVWNHISFIVRSDSVIVELNGTYYKALNTSTSWNTSFFSNTSYIGSDPATTGRNVAGLFDEVRFWNIARTPAEIEATKNLTLTGNESGLVAYYNFDSQNANDLTANAKNATVNSGSFSYITSPAKDATLASITLSKGVLDKDFSSSITNYNALVAPSYASTTVTATASQSAATISNNPSNISTANPSVTMVCTSSDGTTTKNYTVDFTPTTFDYWDGNGVTGNRSYPNLWGWNCSNTTSCWSLANSSGTACRFNDVTSGWTFNGSSWTGRDLYVRWDGAGATTTSSIFSYPLAVEACQTYNLKFKYSWANNATVPTLSTTISSDINGTSPIITKDFVCSSTKQLFTEGTITFNAPTTGVYYFTIGANTAALCAIADLSLEKETVKSLSISETALAFDDINKTRTFVISGNELTDAVEITAPTGITVSPESVSATEAQCGITITATFDQTTSISNKSIIISSGDLTKSIAVTAMTGDAACFTPLYSDKTNLIKDPFFNSLNNYSGWGTTSLDSITPFCGKYSGEITTSGSIDQNLTLKPYTKYRMRAMVKTVGGTFQLGIANYDGSSQDINQVIDTQEEWQAVDFTFKTGAVVTDALTFFNNYQKTGTTGFIDNWELYEIGEITGMDVIISNDQIPESTIKSTIREMLTKHLPYAEGQFKAGGYFGNGQSVEHGARTNADYALIYAFIYKKCQDQNLPNGLTFETIKQHALNAIRYSYNTHTANKAQYCTDNKYWGLVWESSMWCTSTAYAAWMMWNDLTDADKAAVKAMVTAEANYKLSTTIPTQVNSDTKAEENGWDTNILAIASAMFPEEKNAEAWTYRCKQYAANTYSVASDLYNYNIEDGKYVRDWHIGANLFPDYALENHNFFHTSYLNIPIQEMSESLLAYKAVQNQTNPAFNIPQTLQHNVKNVWDSMLKEFIMADGILAMPNGNDWSMYIYDELGTYSALSCIYRDPDALMMESLVLQYAKYRQSTTSDGAFLLNPDVAERRMAVTGRRLVFAHLYHDYFSTSDMTATKWSDYSKQHELTKYLPYSGIIRSNNDDRYVTFSWFQSADGSSYKSYMGMTSPNNANSSNIIFPLKVSNTGNFTGYTDISGKSRNASFVASTYTMSPKSFSTTGKLNIDDSSATQYISYYSTPGNAVIYIDEHVGNTSGSVTKEGGLLMGITTDILTKLKRTLYYDGGFVTSDGTTLTNLTGNWVNVDNQYGLVYNGGSGIAFGEKELITSVYVSKLYGSYSTTSKSFTSGNVFSSRSMIAYPGINSEATQTLAAKAQYPTVADGWKAVAAEDPNGKRYLLISNFRSSASSDVTLSFAEGAPVFDRVTTITNNIGTATFNCMTNTSSPQELYCFVLGATLPLKAVQGDSPYTMYVKNENTSDVSSTINIWNNGSYAPMDVTIKANECLYFEVTNNTIISQNATFPAGYHNISKGKHIVADDQLPEHFPFAMIDGEDSTYYQSIISPTSTVPESITVKLMGNYGCNKLIIKSVTGIGPKDITIQTSADGSGFTTVTSANLQDTIEPQTVNFTETEANYIRIKVNSSYGKDNVGITSVEVYGYPK